A genome region from Penicillium psychrofluorescens genome assembly, chromosome: 3 includes the following:
- a CDS encoding uncharacterized protein (ID:PFLUO_004803-T1.cds;~source:funannotate): MAGDKSGSNDEKKATRQKACDECKAKKKRCTHHLGAEDAAPTAPVAFKSAPALNAGRRAAASGTVATSSAANNVATAATNNERHIIPDADIDAVLRAIEAGEYDRREDNFSEASTLSEEPEDIPWNSTRSRKRGRPTLSEEPEDIAAGLTLALKRKRGRPCKPVVAPKPRTLPDLPEVALEAAGAIAVHKVFAKELQEKLGEFDMKIQASMQAHKATLNAATAVRRTVDNWLETWVNGLAK, translated from the coding sequence ATGGCTGGTGACAAGTCCGGTTCCAacgatgagaagaaggccactCGCCAGAAGGCCTGTGATGAGtgcaaggccaagaaaaaaCGGTGCACGCACCACCTGGGCGCTGAGGACGCTGCCCCCACTGCTCCTGTTGCTTTCAAGTCCGCGCCCGCTCTCAACGCCGGGCGCCGCGCCGCTGCTTCTGGCACTGTTGCTACTTCTAGTGCTGCTAACAACGTGGCCACGGCTGCGACCAACAATGAACGTCACATCATCCCGGATGCTGATATTGATGCTGTCCTGAGGGCCATCGAGGCCGGTGAGTATGACCGCCGGGAGGACAACTTTTCTGAGGCTTCCACTCTGTccgaggagcccgaggatATACCCTGGAATTCCACCCGGAGCCGCAAGCGTGGCCGTCCCACTCTGTCTGAGGAGCCTGAGGATATCGCCGCGGGCCTTACCCTCGCCCTGAAGCGCAAGCGTGGTCGTCCCTGCAAGCCCGTCGTCGCTCCCAAGCCTCGTACTCTTCCCGATCTCCCCGAGGTCGCTCTCGAGGCTGCCGGCGCCATAGCCGTTCACAAGGTCTTTGCCAAGGAGTTGCaggagaagctgggcgaGTTCGACATGAAGATCCAGGCCAGCATGCAGGCTCACAAGGCCACCCTGAACGCCGCCACCGCGGTCCGCCGCACTGTCGACAACTGGCTGGAGACCTGGGTCAATGGTCTGGCCAAGTGA
- a CDS encoding uncharacterized protein (ID:PFLUO_004802-T1.cds;~source:funannotate) has translation MTTPSSSGPSRAPWREVLDSHLSQTSDHEFTIGTIGRDDQNRPVPRVRTCGFRGFFPELTLHPSGAKDMEQQVEDGGNPSLYESDLFTLTTDVRMEKLAQLELSSQEIEAVFWLKDLNAQWRIKGKAFAIGNPLGETDTQEKWARSAVQKGLRVKDDGNADTSGKEKWSWEKAVTKYFANHSPFMRGSFRNPPPGQPRSQEPSDPRLKMAQKVTDLHDPVARANFRVVVIQPEEVERLDLTNPEDVRRWKWTLEGNGDHSSGDNWVETELWP, from the exons ATGACCACCCCATCATCAAGTGGCCCATCCCGCGCACCCTGGCGCGAGGTCCTAGACTCCCACCTCAGCCAAACATCCGACCATGAATTCACAATCGGCACCATCGGGCGCGATGACCAGAACCGCCCCGTTCCGCGAGTGCGCACCTGTGGCTTCCGCGGCTTCTTCCCCGAGCTCACACTGCACCCCAGCGGCGCAAAGGATATGGAGCAGCAGGTAGAAGACGGCGGCAATCCCTCACTTTACGAGAGTGACCTGTTCACGCTCACCACCGATGTGCGGATGGAAAAGCTCGCGCAGTTGGAGTTGTCGAGCcaggagatcgaggctgtCTTCTGGTTGAAGGATCTCAACGCCCAGTGGCGGATTAAGGGGAAAGCGTTTGCAATTGGGAATCCCCTCGGCGAGACAGATACACAGGAGAAGTGGGCCCGGTCGGCGGTTCAAAAGGGACTGAGGGTCAAGGATGATGGCAATGCTGATACATCGGGTAAGGAGAAATGGTCTTGGGAGAAGGCTGTTACCAAGTACTTTGCCAATCACTCTCCGTTCATGAGAG GCTCTTTCAGAAATCCACCACCTGGTCAGCCCAGATCACAAGAACCCAGCGATCCACGCTTGAAGATGGCGCAGAAAGTCACTGATTTGCATGACCCCGTCGCCCGTGCGAATTTCCGAGTTGTGGTCATTCAGCCTGAAGAAGTGGAGCGCTTGGATCTGACGAACCCAGAAGACGTTCGCCGGTGGAAATGGACTTTGGAGGGCAATGGTGACCATTCATCGGGGGATAATTGGGTCGAGACTGAACTGTGGCCATAG
- a CDS encoding uncharacterized protein (ID:PFLUO_004801-T1.cds;~source:funannotate) encodes MASSVRGLLLCLSAVFFCLQCCQAKTVQFDWNVTWVTANPDGLYDRKVVGINGQWPLPVVEVNKGDRLVVNMYNGLGDKSASIHWHGMFQNGTNNMDGPSMVTQCPIVPGSSFTYDFTVNQNGTYWYHCHTNYCYPDGYRQALIVHDTEAYFNDMYDEEFTVTMSDWYHELIEDIGPSFINLANPTGAEPLPNAFLFNDTLNTSISVQPDKTYMFRLINIGAFVGQYFYIEDHSFRIVEIDGVYVEPQEADILYIAVAQRYSILVTTKSTANKNFPIVTVADSALLDTIPSNLQLNNTNWLEYDASAAHPQAVMKVAVATELNPFDDVNLVPWDHEPLLPDPDLTIDVTVIMQDLGNGASYAFLNNISYTKPKVPTLYSVLSSGDLSTNSEIYGEFTHPYVLGHNQVVEIILNNGDTGTHPFHLHGHNFQVIERAPPYGPNFYSYLNGDPVPYNPSNHTAFPKYPARRDTLVLPPQGHFVIRFVADNPGVWFFHCHIDWHLSQGLAMTLIEAPQQIQERVSIAEDQYAACRAGGMQHEGNAAGNTEDFLDLQGQNKQVKWLPAGFTDRGIIALVFSCVAAFCGMAFITVYGMTGLETKKSKKREAGEDSNSN; translated from the coding sequence AGGCGAAAACGGTCCAGTTTGATTGGAATGTGACCTGGGTCACTGCCAACCCGGACGGCCTCTACGACCGCAAGGTGGTCGGCATCAACGGGCAATGGCCGTTGCCCGTGGTGGAGGTGAATAAAGGAGACCGGCTGGTTGTCAACATGTACAACGGCCTAGGAGACAAGAGCGCCTCCATTCATTGGCATGGCATGTTCCAGAATGGCACGAACAACATGGACGGGCCATCGATGGTCACTCAATGCCCGATTGTGCCAGGCTCGTCGTTCACCTACGACTTCACCGTCAATCAGAATGGAACATACTGGTACCATTGCCATACGAATTATTGTTACCCGGACGGCTATCGACAGGCGTTGATCGTGCACGACACCGAGGCATACTTCAACGACATGTACGATGAGGAGTTTACCGTCACGATGAGTGACTGGTATCATGAATTGATCGAGGATATCGGCCCCTCGTTTATCAATCTAGCCAACCCGACAGGCGCAGAGCCTCTTCCCAACGCATTCCTCTTCAATGACACGTTGAACACGAGCATTTCCGTTCAACCTGACAAGACCTACATGTTCCGGTTGATAAATATTGGAGCGTTTGTGGGTCAGTATTTCTATATCGAAGACCACAGCTTCCGCATTGTTGAGATCGACGGGGTATATGTGGAACCCCAGGAGGCCGATATTCTCTACATCGCCGTCGCTCAACGATACTCGATTCTCGTCACCACCAAAAGCACGGCGAACAAAAATTTCCCCATCGTGACTGTCGCCGACTCTGCTTTGTTAGATACCATTCCATCCAATCTACAACTCAACAACACCAACTGGTTGGAATACGACGCCTCGGCCGCCCATCCTCAGGCCGTGATGAAGGTAGCCGTTGCCACTGAGCTCAATCCATTTGACGATGTCAACCTCGTGCCCTGGGACCATGAGCCCCTACTGCCTGATCCTGACCTCACCATTGATGTGACCGTCATCATGCAAGACCTGGGCAACGGTGCTTCGTACGCCTTCCTCAACAATATTTCCTACACCAAGCCCAAAGTTCCAACCCTTTACTCCGTGCTTTCGTCCGGTGACCTCTCCACCAACTCCGAGATCTACGGCGAATTCACCCATCCCTATGTTCTCGGCCACAACCAAGTGGTGGAGATCATTCTGAACAACGGCGACACTGGTACCCATCCATTCCATCTGCACGGCCACAACTTCCAGGTCATCGAGCGTGCTCCGCCGTACGGGCCCAACTTCTACAGCTACCTGAATGGCGACCCAGTCCCATATAACCCTTCGAACCACACGGCGTTCCCCAAGTACCCAGCCCGACGAGACACCCTCGTTCTTCCGCCGCAGGGCCACTTCGTCATCCGCTTCGTCGCCGATAACCCCGGCGTATGGTTCTTCCACTGCCACATCGACTGGCATCTGTCGCAGGGCCTGGCGATGACGCTGATCGAAGCTCCCCAGCAAATCCAGGAACGCGTGTCCATTGCCGAAGACCAGTATGCAGCTTGTCGAGCCGGTGGTATGCAACATGAAGGCAATGCCGCAGGCAACACTGAGGACTTTCTTGATCTGCAGGGCCAGAATAAGCAGGTTAAGTGGCTGCCCGCTGGCTTTACGGACAGAGGTATCATTGCTTTGGTGTTTTCTTGTGTTGCTGCGTTTTGCGGAATGGCTTTCATTACCGTTTACGGCATGACGGGTCTTGAgacgaagaagtcgaagaagcgGGAAGCGGGCGAGGACTCCAATAGTAACTAG
- a CDS encoding uncharacterized protein (ID:PFLUO_004804-T1.cds;~source:funannotate) has product MAAPPTDALGAFTYLTDNLPAWVTRVAELASHTSAKHAEFAETYRRHTSGKTRRRKNSSICSIRTDDNMVPIAERASPRLEATETSTNPTTEPSESEEQRPRTGLKRRTDEAPSLDSAERYAFVSTRHNLIIEYDGHTQKSLEEIVQDIGKARNHLRRAKISTMPRTGIRSNLLSNASVINSSAVLSGKTEPTGLARVRSMRTQSGVVGVRGASSVRQDSPFDFADKQLELAHGLCETAAYQILRSGDCAMELDGVEEKFNMVLDAARNEVGRLTDEKKQLSPEEREEREKEAAKPPPTPSSARMARIAAITAASKSSTQGTGGGDIEVDDNSSISAESIDMAAFRSSRIRA; this is encoded by the coding sequence ATGGCTGCACCCCCGACGGATGCTCTGGGGGCCTTCACCTACCTAACAGACAACCTTCCGGCTTGGGTCACCCGTGTAGCAGAGCTCGCCAGCCACACCTCCGCCAAACACGCCGAATTCGCTGAGACCTACCGGCGGCACACATCAGGCAAAACCCGCCGGCGGAAGAACAGCTCGATCTGCTCCATCCGCACCGATGACAACATGGTCCCAATCGCCGAGCGAGCAAGCCCTCGCTTGGAAGCCACCGAGACGTCCACCAACCCGACAACCGAGCCGTCCGAGTCGGAAGAGCAACGCCCGCGGACCGGTCTCAAGCGCCGCACAGACGAGGCGCCGTCTCTCGACTCGGCGGAGCGGTACGCGTTCGTGAGTACGCGGCACAACCTCATCATCGAGTACGACGGCCACACGCAGAAGTCtctggaggagattgtgCAGGACATCGGCAAGGCGAGGAACCATCTCCGGCGTGCAAAGATTTCGACCATGCCGCGCACGGGAATCCGCTCCAACTTGCTAAGCAATGCCAGCGTGATTAACTCGTCGGCCGTCTTGAGCGGGAAGACGGAACCCACGGGTCTCGCGCGCGTTCGCAGCATGCGGACACAATCTGGTGTTGTCGGCGTTCGTGGTGCCAGTTCGGTCCGTCAGGACTCCCCCTTTGACTTTGCCGATAAACAACTCGAGCTGGCACACGGGCTCTGCGAGACGGCGGCCTATCAAATCCTCCGGTCGGGTGACTGTGCTATGGAACTCGATGGTGTGGAAGAGAAGTTTAATATGGTGCTGGACGCGGCCAGGAATGAGGTGGGGCGTCTTACggatgagaagaaacagCTGTCGCCcgaagagagggaggagagggagaaggaggcggccaAACCACCGCCCACCCCGAGTTCAGCACGAATGGCTCGCATCGCAGCAATTACTGCCGCCAGCAAGTCCTCGACACAAGggaccggcggcggcgacattGAAGTCGATGATAACTCTTCCATATCAGCCGAGTCGATTGACATGGCTGCATTCCGATCATCTCGCATTCGGGCTTGA